One region of Scophthalmus maximus strain ysfricsl-2021 chromosome 15, ASM2237912v1, whole genome shotgun sequence genomic DNA includes:
- the noto gene encoding homeobox protein notochord, giving the protein MQAPNGPYGYSVRNYAPASLYPQYPGSQRASPTKPPSGKSFTIDALLAKPEGDRSGGGGQASPTHCGVLPLPGHVGLPMAPPPYVFSPNMLHTQPPGYSIYCCPPFTYQQTCRGAFYAQGPMSKVNAGLHSFKSKGGKSKRMRTSFTSEQLSRLEKEFARQQYMVGSERFLLASALQLTEAQVKVWFQNRRIKWRKQSLEQQQAKLAKLGLAAPPKSPGSQGHGDEGDEEFSDSDVDIDVSDDFTDHC; this is encoded by the exons ATGCAGGCGCCCAACGGACCTTACGGATACTCCGTGCGTAATTACGCACCGGCGTCGCTGTATCCGCAGTACCCGGGGAGTCAGCGCGCGTCGCCGACGAAGCCTCCCAGCGGAAAGTCGTTCACCATCGACGCGTTGCTCGCCAAGCCGGAGGGGGacaggagcggcggcggcggccaggCGAGTCCCACTCACTGCGGGGTTCTGCCTCTCCCCGGACACGTGGGCTTACCCATGGCACCGCCGCCGTACGTCTTCTCGCCGAACATGCTGCACACGCAGCCGCCTGGATATTCGATCTACTGCTGCCCGCCGTTCACCTACCAGCAGACGTGTCGTGGAGCCTTTTACGCACAAG GCCCAATGTCCAAGGTCAACGCGGGGCTGCACTCGTTCAAAAGCAAAGGTGGGAAGTCGAAACGGATGCGCACCAGCTTCACCAGCGAGCAGCTGTCCCGGCTGGAGAAGGAGTTCGCACGGCAGCAGTACATGGTGGGGTCGGAGAGGTTCCTCCTGGCCTCCGCGCTGCAGCTCACCGAGGCTCAG GTCAAAgtctggttccagaaccgaCGCATCAAGTGGCGCAAGCAGagtctggagcagcagcaggccaagTTGGCCAAGCTCGGCCTGGCCGCTCCGCCGAAGAGCCCCGGGTCCCAGGGGCACGGGGACGAGGGCGACGAGGAGTTCTCCGACTCGGACGTGGACATCGACGTGTCCGACGACTTCACCGACCACTGCTGA